Proteins encoded within one genomic window of Oncorhynchus nerka isolate Pitt River linkage group LG9b, Oner_Uvic_2.0, whole genome shotgun sequence:
- the zgc:113691 gene encoding uncharacterized protein zgc:113691 encodes MAEKKENVSKFEMLKLLEKCRKERDDAVHKESIMREKLRQYESRMRSTELLKQKFKTVTSENKELRKHVKTLRQEIGLEASPKFTGKTTKDIISDMHEKERQCSFLVEKTGRLSLTIDDLTAELANAVTSKTLLEYQVQSLQQNLKDMTNNQRRLLKLWEDKRSQREQLTLPAIGMPQRPGEKSVSHKGVQTEMSIDSAQKLPHNAFETKPSPSPRSRHHKTRSSIDKQGGLTTLGNGLQLGNGNHQHEKEDLFHYETNEHIL; translated from the coding sequence ATGGCTGAGAAAAAAGAGAACGTCTCCAAGTTTGAGATGTTGAAACTTCTGGAGAAgtgcaggaaagagagagacgatGCGGTGCACAAGGAGAGTATTATGAGGGAGAAGCTGAGACAGTACGAGTCCAGGATGAGGTCAACGGAGTTGCTGAAACAGAAATTCAAGACCGTGACTTCGGAAAACAAGGAGCTGCGCAAGCATGTCAAGACTCTCCGCCAAGAGATAGGCCTGGAGGCGAGCCCCAAGTTCACCGGCAAAACCACCAAGGACATCATCTCTGACATGCACGAGAAGGAGCGCCAGTGCAGTTTCCTGGTGGAGAAAACGGGTAGACTCAGTTTGACCATTGATGATCTGACAGCAGAGCTGGCAAATGCTGTCACGTCCAAAACTCTTCTGGAATATCAGGTGCAGTCGTTACAGCAGAACCTGAAGGACATGACGAATAATCAACGCCGTTTGTTGAAACTCTGGGAGGATAAGAGATCTCAAAGAGAGCAGCTCACTCTCCCTGCGATAGGCATGCCCCAGAGGCCCGGAGAGAAATCTGTCTCTCACAAGGGAGTACAAACAGAGATGTCCATCGATTCAGCCCAGAAACTCCCACACAACGCGTTTGAGACCAAACCTTCTCCTTCACCACGATCACGACACCACAAGACAAGGTCTTCTATAGATAAACAAGGGGGATTAACAACACTGGGAAATGGCCTCCAGCTGGGAAATGGGAATCATCAACATGAAAAGGAGGATTTATTTCACTATGAAACCAATGAACACATACTGTGA